A single region of the Podospora pseudopauciseta strain CBS 411.78 chromosome 1, whole genome shotgun sequence genome encodes:
- a CDS encoding hypothetical protein (EggNog:ENOG503Q39U; COG:K) — MSHHSFPMNGHGGNGGIDPNDLSMAGNFGSSFQNNNFSGGHTNTNNVSNGFLGDDELLDSLTSPNPTDHQGGLHGQGQDFGMDNMGGMAFSHGAYGSSHHGLSIDNYSSTPDGDPIQSPYVHQPYNQYRPMQHPQSYVSMQSPLAYTPELNEPTDLPFKPVRPPMPQVMGRKPSAPRAPTGATMGLSIGSDSTFAQPIRPTGRVGHEKSHSGQWMGTPNSLSSFPGSASGFSSPITAGMHTQMSELLKGGASMPAKLGSPAASTAEQKKKKRRESHNMVERRRRDNINERIQDLSKLVPTHRLEDEKVRKALQNGGTPMSPDSGTPGQATSSLAGPGARAAVRGTAGSITTGLPMEEKDKGPNKGDILNGSVAWMRDLMWLVELKIHQVEELSNSLMAAGMKLPFEITEDEQRMQSEVLDMMSKDLGIKFTYSRTDGSNLRVPDFTDYAGKKLSSGNNGTSDGYMPVSPSNGMGGHDMLDADDFLDYDEDDNDNGAFKSEAEYGRMDMS; from the coding sequence ATGTCACACCATAGTTTTCCGATGAATGGCCATGGAGGGAATGGCGGAATCGACCCAAACGACCTTTCCATGGCCGGAAACTTCGGTTCATCCTTCCAGAACAATAACTTTTCTGGCGGCCATACAAACACGAACAATGTGTCGAACGGATTCCTCGGCGATGACGAGCTACTCGACAGTCTCACAAGCCCTAACCCGACAGATCATCAGGGCGGGTTGCATggccaagggcaagactTCGGCATGGACAACATGGGTGGAATGGCTTTCTCCCACGGCGCTTACGGCTCGTCTCATCACGGGTTATCCATCGACAATTACTCGAGCACCCCCGACGGTGATCCTATTCAGAGCCCCTACGTGCACCAACCGTACAATCAGTACCGCCCGATGCAGCACCCACAATCGTATGTCTCGATGCAATCGCCGCTCGCTTACACCCCAGAATTGAACGAGCCGACCGACCTCCCTTTCAAACCAGTACGCCCTCCCATGCCCCAAGTCATGGGACGCAAGCCATCGGCTCCGAGAGCACCCACAGGAGCCACCATGGGTCTCTCGATCGGTTCAGACTCAACCTTTGCCCAACCTATCAGACCAACTGGTCGTGTGGGTCACGAGAAGTCTCATTCCGGACAGTGGATGGGGACTCCTAATAGTTTATCCTCATTTCCCGGATCCGCGTCGGGCTTCTCATCCCCCATCACAGCGGGCATGCACACTCAGATGAGTGAGCTCCTCAAGGGAGGCGCTTCCATGCCAGCCAAACTTGGGTCGCCAGCAGCGTCCACAGccgagcaaaagaagaagaagaggagagagtCCCACAACATGGTCGAGCGTCGCCGACGAGACAACATCAATGAGAGAATCCAGGATCTCAGCAAACTCGTCCCAACGCATAGGCTTGAGGACGAAAAGGTCCGCAAAGCTCTTCAAAACGGCGGCACTCCCATGTCCCCTGATAGTGGCACTCCCGGCCAAGCCACATCATCGTTGGCCGGTCCTGGTGCTCGTGCTGCGGTCCGCGGTACCGCTGGATCCATCACGACTGGCTTGCCGATGGAAGAGAAAGACAAGGGTCCCAACAAGGGCGATATTCTCAACGGCTCCGTTGCCTGGATGCGGGATCTCATGTGGCTGGTCGAGCTCAAGATTCACCAGGTGGAAGAGCTCTCAAACTCTCTCATGGCTGCGGGCATGAAGCTACCTTTTGAAATCACCGAGGACGAGCAGCGTATGCAGTCAGAGGTCTTGGATATGATGTCCAAAGATCTTGGCATCAAGTTCACCTACTCGCGTACTGACGGCTCTAATCTTCGTGTGCCGGATTTCACCGATTACGCCGGCAAGAAGCTGAGTTCTGGGAATAATGGAACTTCGGATGGCTACATGCCGGTGAGCCCCAGTAATGGCATGGGCGGTCATGACATGCTGGACGCCGACGATTTCCTGGActacgacgaggatgatAATGACAATGGGGCTTTCAAATCGGAGGCCGAATACGGCAGGATGGATATGTCGTGA